The genomic window ATTTTGTCCAAGAAAGCAACGGGAAATTACAGCACAACATTTGTTTTATAACCTGAAAGTTGGAGAGTTAAGGCACTATTCAAAAATAGTTAAAATGCACGGAGAATATTGTTATGTATCAGGTAGTAAAACTATCAAAGAAGGAAAAACAGACTTCTGTATTATTGTTTCCTTTAACAAACCAGAGCAAGCCCTGGAGTACTACGCTAAAAGATGGCAGATAGAAACCTTGTTCAGGGGTTTGAAAACCAGTGGGTTTAACCTCGAGGATACTCACCTAACCCATCTTGATAGGCTAGAGAAATTAATTCTACTAGTTATGATAGCATTTATATGGTGTTATAAGATTGGTGATTTTATTGATAGGGAACTAAAACCAATAAAAGTTAAAAAACACGGTAGAAGAGCTGTATCTATATTCAAATATGGATTAGAGTATCTCTCTAAATGCTTGCTGAGAGTGTAAATTAAACCTTATCTGAAGATTTAGAATTACTAATTTTAATATTTACTCAGATAAGATGATAACTACAGAACAACAAGAATTAGAGAAGAAAGCCCTTGAGCAATTTATGACGGGCAAGAGTTTATTTGGCAAGGACGGTGCATTTGCACCGATACTAAAGAGTTTTATAGAAAAAGCTTTAGAAGCAGAGATAGAGTTTCATTTAAGCGATGTTGAGCGTTTAAAAGGCAATAAGCGCAATGGCAAATCCAAAAAGACGGTTAAGAGCAGTGAAGGTACTTTTGAGATAGAAGTCCCCACAGATCGTCAAAGTAATTTTGAGCCAGAATTAGTTAAAAAACGCCAAACGATTCTAGCAGAGAACTTATCGGAGAAGATTATTGGTTTATATGGTCTTGGGATGGGTTTACGCGACATCTCAGCTCATATTAAGGAGCTCTATGATACCGATATCTCTCATACGGTATTGAGTCAGATTACTGATAAGATCATTCCTGATATCAAGGCTTGGCAGAGTCGTCCTTTAGAATCGATGTACTGTATTGTTTGGCTAGATGCTATGCACTATAAAGTCCGGGTTGACGGTAAGGTAGTACACAGGGCTCTTTATAACATTTTAGGTATTAATAAGTCCGGATACAAAGAAGTACTAGGGATGTATGTCTCAGAGAGTGAAGGGGCTAATTTTTGGCTACAAGTACTTACGGATCTTCAAAACAGGGGTTTGCAAGATATTTTAATTGCCTGCACAGACAACCTAAAAGGCTTTACTAATGCTATTATCAGTGTTTTTCCCAAAGCCATCACTCAACTTTGTATTGTCCACCAAATTCGTAATTCCTTAAAATGTGTAGCCTCCAAGGATCAAAAGGAGTTTTTAAAGGATTTAAAAAAGGTGTATCGTGCTGTTAGTAAAGATATGGCCGAGGAGGAACTTTTACGGTTAGAAGAGAAATGGGGTAGTAAATATCCAGTGGTCCTTAATAGTTGGCAGAACAACTGGGAGGAACTCTCACAGTATTTTCAATTTAGTGCCCCTATCCGTAAGATGATCTATACCACTAATGCCGTGGAAGGTTTTCACCGTCAAGTGCGCAAGGTAACTAAAACTAAGGGTGCATTTACCAATGATATGGCTCTGCTCAAACTAGTTTATTTAGCCACTAAAAACATTCAGAAGAAATGGACATCCCCTTTACAGAACTGGAGTTTAATTATCCAGCAATTATATATCAAATTTGGGGATCGGGTAGAACTTGATTTGGAGGTAAAACCAGGTAGTTCGTGACGCTACCGCTAGGGTTCATTTTAAAAACAATTCGATTTTTTCAAATCAATTTTGTGAAAAGAAAAAATCAAATTATTTTTAAAACGTAAAAATAAATTTAGACAGAGTTTAGTCTACACAATCTAATTGTTTGATTCTGTGTTCTTGATTGCTTTTATATACCACTCTGAGTTGTGCCATTTGTCGGAACCCTTCCATAGTCCATCGCTGGCCTGATAGTTTTAAGCGTTGTTGTAATACATCTTTATGAGCAGATTCAATAGCACCTGAACCGATAAGAAGCCCTTTTTCGAGATATCTGTGGTATTGCATCCTGTCTCTGTTTTGTTTGTAATAACTGATTAGTCTATTTCTCTTTGCTGTGGTTTTTTGTTGTTTAGGTAATTCTTCAAGTACTTCGATAATAAGGTCAATACCTTTGTCTAATATCTGTTGGGAAAGCTTATTTATCCAATCATGCCTTTTGTTTTCATCCTTGTAATATAATTTGGCAAATTCGCATAAATGTTCTTTACTATGGTAATAATCTACAATTTGTATACTCTCGGGATAGTATCGTTCTACCCACTTCCAAATCCACCTGGCACCATCAGCGATAAAGACAAGGTTGTTCAGGTTCTCTAGATGATAGTCCATCTTAGAGGTGAACTCTTTATGATCCCCCAGGTGGGTAATATAAGTCGAGCTAGTTAGCTCCGTCCGGCTTGGGCTTACTTCAACAATATCTTTGGGTTGGTAGACCCTACCTAACTTACTTTCCTTCCAACTTTCTTCCCGTGTCAGGTACATAGCTCCATCGACACTTACGTAATGAAGTTCATTAGCCTTCTGATAATCATATTCTTTGTAAACCTGCTCTGAGATAACTTTGGTATCAGCATCTTCTATCCACTGCCCATACCTATGGCAGATACGCTCTATTTGTTTGGCATTGACACCTGCCCCCGTTAAACTATTGATAACTTGTTCGGCATCGCTGAAAACTAAGTGTTGCCCTATGAAACACATCGTCTCTTGGGCTAGGCTACTAATAGCCATACTACCCGGACTTTTAGCTATAATATGAGACTTACATACTTCTATCTTTCCGTATCGGGTGTGAAGTTTTTTTTAAGTTCTTATCATTTGGTATAGCTCCAACTGATAGCTGTAGGACTTCCTGCTCTATCTTTTCCATCATAAAGGCATATGTAAACTCATATTGATAACCATTCTCCATACGCTTTGGATCGGACTCCCATTCTGTAAAATGCTTCTCAAATATAGCTAAAGCTTCGGCTTTTTTACTCATTATATTTTTATCCCTAAGATAACTATTTCTTCCTAAACGGATTTTTGTCGTACAACCATTTTAATTACTACCACCTCCTTCTCACTTACCGAAGTTAATTTACCATTTGTCTACACTTAATTTACCATTCGTCGAAGTTCAACGACAATTTCCGGTATAAAATTGCATTTTTATCACCTATTAAAGTACAACTAAAATGAAGACGCTTAAAATTCTACTTATTGAGGATGATGAAATTGAACGTTTAAAATTCGGGAGAGTTTTAAGTAAGAATGGGTATCCACATCAACTTCAGGAAGCAATTAACGGAGAAGAAGCTAT from Aquimarina sp. ERC-38 includes these protein-coding regions:
- a CDS encoding transposase; protein product: MRNNFKIFCPRKQREITAQHLFYNLKVGELRHYSKIVKMHGEYCYVSGSKTIKEGKTDFCIIVSFNKPEQALEYYAKRWQIETLFRGLKTSGFNLEDTHLTHLDRLEKLILLVMIAFIWCYKIGDFIDRELKPIKVKKHGRRAVSIFKYGLEYLSKCLLRV
- a CDS encoding IS256 family transposase, with translation MITTEQQELEKKALEQFMTGKSLFGKDGAFAPILKSFIEKALEAEIEFHLSDVERLKGNKRNGKSKKTVKSSEGTFEIEVPTDRQSNFEPELVKKRQTILAENLSEKIIGLYGLGMGLRDISAHIKELYDTDISHTVLSQITDKIIPDIKAWQSRPLESMYCIVWLDAMHYKVRVDGKVVHRALYNILGINKSGYKEVLGMYVSESEGANFWLQVLTDLQNRGLQDILIACTDNLKGFTNAIISVFPKAITQLCIVHQIRNSLKCVASKDQKEFLKDLKKVYRAVSKDMAEEELLRLEEKWGSKYPVVLNSWQNNWEELSQYFQFSAPIRKMIYTTNAVEGFHRQVRKVTKTKGAFTNDMALLKLVYLATKNIQKKWTSPLQNWSLIIQQLYIKFGDRVELDLEVKPGSS
- a CDS encoding UPF0236 family protein — translated: MAISSLAQETMCFIGQHLVFSDAEQVINSLTGAGVNAKQIERICHRYGQWIEDADTKVISEQVYKEYDYQKANELHYVSVDGAMYLTREESWKESKLGRVYQPKDIVEVSPSRTELTSSTYITHLGDHKEFTSKMDYHLENLNNLVFIADGARWIWKWVERYYPESIQIVDYYHSKEHLCEFAKLYYKDENKRHDWINKLSQQILDKGIDLIIEVLEELPKQQKTTAKRNRLISYYKQNRDRMQYHRYLEKGLLIGSGAIESAHKDVLQQRLKLSGQRWTMEGFRQMAQLRVVYKSNQEHRIKQLDCVD